A window of the Bacteroides thetaiotaomicron VPI-5482 genome harbors these coding sequences:
- a CDS encoding site-specific integrase: MHECKTVTLRTRPLKKNMLSFYLDYYPGYRDKESMKVIRHESLGIYIYAEPKNQREQNFNAVMSEKAEAIRCRRFESIVNERYDFFDKSKMKGDFLAYYKKTLRKHDQKWEFVYLHFFNFVGGKCSFEEIDVDLCNKFREYLLNAKQLRRPERPISRNSAVGYWSTFRGFLKILYRNKLIHSNVNDFLDKIEPEDVVKDYLSVDELYRLAETPCKIPVLKTASLFSCLTSLRISDILTLRWEEIVDFAAGGKCVHTVTQKTKTEDIIPISDEALQLIGYSPEKTGLVFKGLKRCWTQYPMKEWIRAAGITKNITFHSYRRTFATLQAAAGTDIRTIQSIMAHKSITTTQRYMKVVDSNKRKASNKISLIRKD; this comes from the coding sequence ATGCACGAATGTAAAACTGTAACATTGAGGACAAGACCTCTAAAGAAAAACATGTTGTCGTTCTATCTGGATTATTATCCCGGTTATCGCGACAAAGAAAGTATGAAGGTAATCCGTCATGAATCTTTGGGCATCTACATCTATGCCGAACCAAAGAACCAACGGGAACAGAACTTTAATGCCGTCATGTCGGAAAAAGCAGAAGCTATCCGATGCCGACGCTTTGAATCCATCGTAAATGAGCGGTACGATTTCTTTGACAAGAGCAAGATGAAAGGAGATTTTCTTGCCTATTATAAGAAGACACTCCGCAAGCACGACCAGAAATGGGAGTTCGTATATCTGCATTTTTTCAATTTCGTGGGTGGAAAATGTTCATTCGAGGAAATCGATGTGGACTTATGCAACAAGTTCAGAGAGTATCTGCTTAATGCGAAACAGCTTAGACGTCCTGAGCGTCCCATATCACGCAATTCGGCTGTGGGCTACTGGTCCACATTCAGAGGATTTCTCAAAATACTCTATCGCAACAAGTTAATTCACTCCAATGTAAATGATTTCTTGGACAAGATAGAGCCGGAAGATGTAGTGAAAGACTACCTAAGCGTAGATGAACTGTACAGATTGGCAGAAACACCTTGCAAAATACCGGTTCTGAAAACAGCCTCGTTATTCTCTTGTCTGACAAGTCTGAGAATCAGCGATATTCTCACATTGCGATGGGAAGAAATCGTGGACTTTGCTGCCGGAGGAAAATGCGTCCACACCGTCACTCAAAAGACAAAGACAGAAGACATCATCCCCATTAGTGACGAAGCCTTGCAATTGATTGGTTATTCTCCCGAAAAGACAGGGCTGGTATTCAAAGGATTGAAAAGATGCTGGACGCAATACCCCATGAAAGAGTGGATCCGAGCCGCAGGTATCACCAAAAACATCACCTTCCACTCATATCGAAGGACATTCGCCACTTTACAGGCTGCTGCCGGAACAGACATCCGAACCATCCAAAGCATCATGGCACACAAGAGCATCACCACAACCCAACGATACATGAAAGTGGTGGATAGCAACAAGCGAAAAGCCAGCAACAAAATTTCCTTGATCCGTAAGGATTAA
- a CDS encoding helix-turn-helix domain-containing protein: protein MEIQRKCQWCGKPFIAHTMVTRYCSKSCNEKAYKEKKRKQRLQEYEERQNEQPMQEVGIVGSKLYLSPAETATLLGISRATIYRHMATGIIRALQLRGRTIIRKSDIEKMFDDAPGYKKRSYGRKQTVLYYTTNEILEKFQIQKKTLYRRCKLYNIPKVEEGNRVFYNRTLIDKYFADLAEEINPACYYTPEQVMEKYGMSRNAVATFALRYNIPRINRHHEVYYSRAHIDAIKEKQEKLNPDYYTYDEITEKYGLTKINISYYVNKYDIKRFKQGSRTMVQRSEFDKVYIEHRDGTYTPKKREKKSDLPKETFVIPEGYYSSEQIAATYHMNRKTICKLCRENDIPKISHGGFNYYEQLSVDRFFAKYKAADNIKEWISAEQMEEIYGMSKDARCSFVHRHKIPSRVVYGKVQYSKDHIDIIKSGGFDQREMYYSVAEAMEKYSLRRDDVYNYARYNKIRKMHHGKPMFLLKEDFDKVMAEKSGI from the coding sequence ATGGAAATCCAAAGAAAATGCCAGTGGTGCGGCAAACCATTTATAGCACACACGATGGTAACACGCTATTGCAGCAAATCGTGCAATGAAAAAGCGTACAAAGAGAAGAAGCGGAAGCAGAGGTTACAGGAATACGAGGAACGGCAAAATGAGCAGCCCATGCAGGAAGTCGGTATCGTAGGAAGCAAGTTGTATCTCTCCCCTGCCGAAACCGCAACCCTTTTAGGTATTAGCCGTGCGACCATCTATCGGCACATGGCTACCGGTATCATTCGGGCACTGCAACTTCGCGGGCGTACCATTATCCGCAAGTCGGACATTGAAAAAATGTTTGATGATGCACCCGGTTATAAGAAACGGAGTTATGGAAGAAAACAGACCGTTCTTTATTACACTACCAATGAGATTCTGGAGAAGTTCCAAATTCAGAAGAAAACACTGTATCGTCGATGCAAGTTATACAACATCCCTAAGGTTGAAGAAGGCAATCGTGTGTTCTACAACCGCACCCTTATAGACAAGTATTTTGCCGACCTTGCCGAAGAAATCAATCCGGCCTGTTATTATACCCCGGAGCAGGTCATGGAAAAGTACGGTATGAGCCGTAATGCTGTTGCTACCTTTGCCCTGCGGTACAATATTCCCCGAATCAACCGCCACCACGAGGTGTATTATTCCCGTGCCCATATAGACGCGATTAAGGAAAAGCAGGAGAAGCTGAATCCCGACTATTATACCTACGATGAAATCACCGAGAAATACGGACTTACTAAAATTAATATCAGCTACTATGTCAACAAATACGACATCAAACGGTTCAAGCAAGGAAGCCGGACAATGGTGCAACGTTCCGAGTTTGACAAAGTCTATATAGAGCATCGTGATGGAACATATACACCCAAGAAACGGGAAAAGAAAAGCGACCTGCCGAAAGAGACCTTTGTAATCCCTGAAGGTTATTACTCATCCGAGCAAATTGCGGCAACTTATCATATGAACAGGAAAACCATTTGCAAGCTATGCCGTGAAAACGACATTCCTAAAATCAGTCATGGTGGGTTCAATTATTACGAGCAACTGTCAGTTGACAGATTCTTCGCCAAATACAAGGCTGCAGACAATATAAAGGAATGGATTAGTGCGGAACAAATGGAGGAAATCTATGGTATGAGCAAAGATGCCAGATGCTCATTTGTACATCGCCATAAAATCCCGTCCCGTGTTGTTTATGGCAAAGTCCAATATTCAAAAGACCATATCGACATTATCAAAAGCGGAGGTTTCGACCAACGGGAAATGTATTACAGCGTAGCCGAAGCAATGGAAAAATATAGTCTCCGCAGGGATGATGTCTACAATTATGCGAGGTATAACAAGATACGGAAGATGCATCACGGAAAGCCCATGTTCCTGTTGAAAGAGGATTTTGACAAGGTGATGGCTGAAAAATCCGGTATCTGA